A DNA window from Xiphias gladius isolate SHS-SW01 ecotype Sanya breed wild chromosome 3, ASM1685928v1, whole genome shotgun sequence contains the following coding sequences:
- the eps8l1a gene encoding epidermal growth factor receptor kinase substrate 8-like protein 1a isoform X1, translated as MSASPPPVVPRKPTGVRVMVTPGVQPPPGGMPIYTQENGTKSNHTSQLNAEREVEILNHCFDDVEQFMGRLQQTAEAQSILKQRKKKRSRRSKKKADQDDDLLTMRACPPSEEDFVDLFQKIKYSLSLLDRLKSSISQPDAPDLLHHIFVPLRLLLKTTGGPGLGLSVVSPAMTRGAVSLLQEHLTKEEKELWTSLGPNWTSPCSHLNVSVPAYSPVFLDGWQPQAYDSAGQPLEDPVELQHKQDAFRESREAQTLQDQAQQTAGGPCEGTQDVDGNGLPPEGERLYCCSYDFVARNSSELSVLQGETLEVIESSKRWWKCRNRFDQIGFVPFNILEPLSALNNTGRDSPVVRRVSKTPISRPTKYFSYAPSSPIGTSPTATSPTVRPQSMVLPSTTMGEDDDRVLIMNDELLQRIAGRRGSGRPLVVPRTADTSAPLNYHSPPAEVEAWLNTKGFSQQTIQSLGILTGAQLFSLNKEELRAVSPEEGARVYSQIMVQKALLEDVHKATELETVMEKQKLKIGLKSENDVF; from the exons ATGTCTGCATCACCTCCTCCGGTGGTCCCTAGAAAGCCCACAGGTGTCCGAGTCATGGTAACTCCAGGAGTTCAGCCTCCTCCCGGTGGCATGCCCATCTACACACAAG AGAATGGTACCAAGTCAAATCATACATCTCAACTGAATGCAGAAAGAGAAGTG GAGATTCTGAACCACTGTTTTGACGATGTGGAGCAATTCATGGGGCGATTGCAGCAGACAGCCGAGGCCCAGAGTATTctcaaacagaggaagaagaagagaagcaggaggagcAAGAAGAAGGCGGACCAAGATG ATGATTTGTTGACCATGAGAGCTTGCCCTCCATCAGAGGAGGACTTCGTGGACCTCTTTCAGAAAATAAAGTACTCCCTCAGTCTGCTG GACCGTCTCAAGTCATCCATCTCGCAACCCGACGCACCGGACCTGCTGCATCACATCTTTGTGCCTCTTAGATTG TTGTTGAAAACCACCGGAGGGCCAGGTTTAGGTTTGTCAGTGGTTAGTCCTGCTATGACCCGTGGTGCTGTTTCACTGCTCCAGGAGCACCTGACTAAAGAGGAGAAGGAACTCTGGACCTCATTAGGGCCCAACTGGACTTCACCCTG TTCCCACCTTAACGTGTCTGTTCCTGCATATTCACCTGTCTTCCTGGATGGATGGCAGCCTCAGGCCTACGACTCAGCTGGCCAGCCTTTGGAAGATCCCGTCGAGTTGCAGCACAAACAGGATGCTTTCAGGGAAAGTAGGGAGGCACAAACTCTACAGGACCAAGCTCAACAAACAGCAGGCGGCCCGTGTGAAGGCACTCAGGATGT AGACGGAAACGGGCTCCCACCTGAAGGTGAGAGGCTTTACTGCTGCAGTTATGACTTTGTGGCTAGAAACAGCAGTGAACTCTCTGTGCTACAAGGAGAAACACTGGAG GTAATTGAGTCATCAAAGCGATGGTGGAAGTGTCGGAATCGCTTTGACCAGATAGGATTTGTTCCCTTTAACATCCTGGAGCCTCTATCTGCTCTGAATAACACGGGGAGGGACAGCCCGGTGGTACGCAGAGTGTCAAAG ACCCCTATCTCCCGCCCGACAAAGTACTTCTCATATGCTCCATCAAGCCCGATTGGGACCAGTCCTACTGCTACAAGCCCAACAGTGCGACCTCAGAGCATGGTTCTACCTTCCACAACAATGGGGGAAGACGATGACCGAG TCCTGATAATGAATGATGAGCTTCTTCAGCGGATAGCTGGGAGAAGAGGCTCAGGCCGTCCGCTGGTGGTCCCCCGCACAGCTGACACTTCTGCTCCCCTGAACTACCACTCGCCACCTGCTGAGGTGGAGGCCTGGCTCAACACCAAGGGCTTTAGTCAGCA GACAATTCAGAGTCTGGGCATTTTAACTGGAGCGCAGCTATTTTCCCTGAATAAGGAGGAGCTCCGTGCAGTGTCACCAGAGGAAGGTGCAAGAGTTTACAGCCAGATAATGGTGCAGAAGGCCCTTCTGGAG GATGTGCACAAAGCCACAGAATTAGAGACGGTGATGGAGAAGCAAAAGCTGAAGATTGGTCTGAAGTCAGAGAATGATGTATTTTAA
- the eps8l1a gene encoding epidermal growth factor receptor kinase substrate 8-like protein 1a isoform X2, which yields MRACPPSEEDFVDLFQKIKYSLSLLDRLKSSISQPDAPDLLHHIFVPLRLLLKTTGGPGLGLSVVSPAMTRGAVSLLQEHLTKEEKELWTSLGPNWTSPCSHLNVSVPAYSPVFLDGWQPQAYDSAGQPLEDPVELQHKQDAFRESREAQTLQDQAQQTAGGPCEGTQDVDGNGLPPEGERLYCCSYDFVARNSSELSVLQGETLEVIESSKRWWKCRNRFDQIGFVPFNILEPLSALNNTGRDSPVVRRVSKTPISRPTKYFSYAPSSPIGTSPTATSPTVRPQSMVLPSTTMGEDDDRVLIMNDELLQRIAGRRGSGRPLVVPRTADTSAPLNYHSPPAEVEAWLNTKGFSQQTIQSLGILTGAQLFSLNKEELRAVSPEEGARVYSQIMVQKALLEDVHKATELETVMEKQKLKIGLKSENDVF from the exons ATGAGAGCTTGCCCTCCATCAGAGGAGGACTTCGTGGACCTCTTTCAGAAAATAAAGTACTCCCTCAGTCTGCTG GACCGTCTCAAGTCATCCATCTCGCAACCCGACGCACCGGACCTGCTGCATCACATCTTTGTGCCTCTTAGATTG TTGTTGAAAACCACCGGAGGGCCAGGTTTAGGTTTGTCAGTGGTTAGTCCTGCTATGACCCGTGGTGCTGTTTCACTGCTCCAGGAGCACCTGACTAAAGAGGAGAAGGAACTCTGGACCTCATTAGGGCCCAACTGGACTTCACCCTG TTCCCACCTTAACGTGTCTGTTCCTGCATATTCACCTGTCTTCCTGGATGGATGGCAGCCTCAGGCCTACGACTCAGCTGGCCAGCCTTTGGAAGATCCCGTCGAGTTGCAGCACAAACAGGATGCTTTCAGGGAAAGTAGGGAGGCACAAACTCTACAGGACCAAGCTCAACAAACAGCAGGCGGCCCGTGTGAAGGCACTCAGGATGT AGACGGAAACGGGCTCCCACCTGAAGGTGAGAGGCTTTACTGCTGCAGTTATGACTTTGTGGCTAGAAACAGCAGTGAACTCTCTGTGCTACAAGGAGAAACACTGGAG GTAATTGAGTCATCAAAGCGATGGTGGAAGTGTCGGAATCGCTTTGACCAGATAGGATTTGTTCCCTTTAACATCCTGGAGCCTCTATCTGCTCTGAATAACACGGGGAGGGACAGCCCGGTGGTACGCAGAGTGTCAAAG ACCCCTATCTCCCGCCCGACAAAGTACTTCTCATATGCTCCATCAAGCCCGATTGGGACCAGTCCTACTGCTACAAGCCCAACAGTGCGACCTCAGAGCATGGTTCTACCTTCCACAACAATGGGGGAAGACGATGACCGAG TCCTGATAATGAATGATGAGCTTCTTCAGCGGATAGCTGGGAGAAGAGGCTCAGGCCGTCCGCTGGTGGTCCCCCGCACAGCTGACACTTCTGCTCCCCTGAACTACCACTCGCCACCTGCTGAGGTGGAGGCCTGGCTCAACACCAAGGGCTTTAGTCAGCA GACAATTCAGAGTCTGGGCATTTTAACTGGAGCGCAGCTATTTTCCCTGAATAAGGAGGAGCTCCGTGCAGTGTCACCAGAGGAAGGTGCAAGAGTTTACAGCCAGATAATGGTGCAGAAGGCCCTTCTGGAG GATGTGCACAAAGCCACAGAATTAGAGACGGTGATGGAGAAGCAAAAGCTGAAGATTGGTCTGAAGTCAGAGAATGATGTATTTTAA
- the nme4 gene encoding nucleoside diphosphate kinase, mitochondrial isoform X3 has protein sequence MLQVSEDLLSQHYCELRTKPFYPSLLGYMTSGPVVVMVWEGQNIVQTSRTMVGHTNPAEAQAGTVRGDFSIHVSRNVVHASDSLEGAQREIQLWFQGKELLNWDCCDQSSTCEL, from the exons ATGCTGCAG GTGTCTGAGGACCTCCTGTCTCAGCACTACTGTGAACTGAGGACAAAGCCCTTCTACCCCAGTCTGCTGGGTTACATGACCTCAGGACCTGTGGTTGTCATG GTGTGGGAAGGGCAAAATATAGTCCAGACGTCACGTACCATGGTGGGACATACTAACCCAGCTGAGGCCCAGGCAGGCACCGTCAGAGGAGATTTCAGCATTCATGTCAGCAG GAATGTGGTCCATGCCAGTGATTCACTGGAGGGGGCTCAAAGAGAGATCCAGCTGTGGTTTCAGGGAAAAGAGCTCCTGAACTGGGACTGCTGTGACCAGAGCAGCACCTGTGAGCTGTGA
- the nme4 gene encoding nucleoside diphosphate kinase, mitochondrial isoform X2, whose protein sequence is MRVNICPHPCLPNVRERTLIAVKPDGVQRRLVGQIIQRFEQRGFKLVGLKMLQVSEDLLSQHYCELRTKPFYPSLLGYMTSGPVVVMVWEGQNIVQTSRTMVGHTNPAEAQAGTVRGDFSIHVSRNVVHASDSLEGAQREIQLWFQGKELLNWDCCDQSSTCEL, encoded by the exons ATGCGGGTCAACATTTGTCCTCATCCCT GTCTCCCAAATGTGAGGGAGCGGACTCTCATAGCTGTAAAGCCAGATGGAGTTCAGCGGCGTCTTGTCGGACAAATCATTCAGCGGTTTGAGCAGCGGGGCTTCAAGCTGGTTGGCCTGAAAATGCTGCAG GTGTCTGAGGACCTCCTGTCTCAGCACTACTGTGAACTGAGGACAAAGCCCTTCTACCCCAGTCTGCTGGGTTACATGACCTCAGGACCTGTGGTTGTCATG GTGTGGGAAGGGCAAAATATAGTCCAGACGTCACGTACCATGGTGGGACATACTAACCCAGCTGAGGCCCAGGCAGGCACCGTCAGAGGAGATTTCAGCATTCATGTCAGCAG GAATGTGGTCCATGCCAGTGATTCACTGGAGGGGGCTCAAAGAGAGATCCAGCTGTGGTTTCAGGGAAAAGAGCTCCTGAACTGGGACTGCTGTGACCAGAGCAGCACCTGTGAGCTGTGA
- the nme4 gene encoding nucleoside diphosphate kinase, mitochondrial isoform X1 gives MLQRCIFKRIIRPFYSGNQGTPRGLVSGFPTALPDGHRAAGVRSRSSLPNVRERTLIAVKPDGVQRRLVGQIIQRFEQRGFKLVGLKMLQVSEDLLSQHYCELRTKPFYPSLLGYMTSGPVVVMVWEGQNIVQTSRTMVGHTNPAEAQAGTVRGDFSIHVSRNVVHASDSLEGAQREIQLWFQGKELLNWDCCDQSSTCEL, from the exons ATGTTGCAaaggtgcatttttaaaagaattatCCGACCGTTTTATTCAGGAAATCAAGGAACCCCCAGAGGTCTGGTTTCTGGGTTCCCCACTGCGCTGCCGGATGGACACAGAGCGGCCGGGGTCAGGAGCAGATCGA GTCTCCCAAATGTGAGGGAGCGGACTCTCATAGCTGTAAAGCCAGATGGAGTTCAGCGGCGTCTTGTCGGACAAATCATTCAGCGGTTTGAGCAGCGGGGCTTCAAGCTGGTTGGCCTGAAAATGCTGCAG GTGTCTGAGGACCTCCTGTCTCAGCACTACTGTGAACTGAGGACAAAGCCCTTCTACCCCAGTCTGCTGGGTTACATGACCTCAGGACCTGTGGTTGTCATG GTGTGGGAAGGGCAAAATATAGTCCAGACGTCACGTACCATGGTGGGACATACTAACCCAGCTGAGGCCCAGGCAGGCACCGTCAGAGGAGATTTCAGCATTCATGTCAGCAG GAATGTGGTCCATGCCAGTGATTCACTGGAGGGGGCTCAAAGAGAGATCCAGCTGTGGTTTCAGGGAAAAGAGCTCCTGAACTGGGACTGCTGTGACCAGAGCAGCACCTGTGAGCTGTGA